Genomic DNA from Dehalogenimonas sp. THU2:
CCTGCCCGGCCGAACCATCGACAAATGGGACCGAATGCTGGATACTGTCATCGGGTTTGGCGCCGAGCATCTTTCCTTGTACGGACTGACGCTGGAGGACGATACGCCGCTGGTTGGGGCGGTGGGGCGGGGCGAAATAACGGCGCCGGACGCCGACGCCGCCGCGGAAGAATACGAACTGGCGGCAGAGAAGCTGGGGGCGGCGGGATACCGGCAGTACGAGATCTCCAACTGGGCGCACCCAGGGTTTGAAAGCCGTCATAATACGGTGTACTGGCGGCGGGGCGAGTACCTGGGGATGGGGGTGGCGGCGCATTCGTTCATCGGCGGAGAGCGAATCGCCAACTCCGATAATCTGGATGAGTACATAGAGGCATCGGCCGCCGGCAAAGCACCGTCCCGTACCATCGAAGTCATCAGCCAGGAGACCGCTCTGGCCGAGGCGGTAATTCTTGGTTTGCGCCTGTGCGAAGGCGTGTCTCTTGATGACATTGACCATGAGTTTAGTATAGACTTACAAAGCCGATTTACGGCTGAAATTGCCGAGCTTTCGTCTTTAGGGCTTGTTGAGATCGAAGACAGTAGTTTGAGACTCACCGCCAGGGGGAGGTTGCTGGGCAACGAGGTGTTTGTCCGGTTTTTAACCTAATATCGAATACCCGAAATATCTTTGGATTTCATGCTTAGAATCATCATATAAGGAACCCTATGGAACAGTGCTTCATTCGTAATTTCTGCATTATCGCTCATATCGATCATGGCAAGTCGACCCTGGCCGACCGGCTTATCGAGAGCACCGGGGCCATGCGCCGCGAGGAGATGAGCGAACAGGTGATGGACCGCATGGACCT
This window encodes:
- the hemW gene encoding radical SAM family heme chaperone HemW, translating into MDLSLYLHIPFCRRRCSYCSFYSSAGKEAKIPAYIEALMREIEQTRLPARRVNTIYFGGGTPSLLSSSDIGRILHSIHNQYDIADKAEITLEANPGTVDEAYLRSIRETGVNRLSLGIQTLDAAELKFLGRSHSTEEAARTIRQSRQAGLDNLNLDFIYGLPGRTIDKWDRMLDTVIGFGAEHLSLYGLTLEDDTPLVGAVGRGEITAPDADAAAEEYELAAEKLGAAGYRQYEISNWAHPGFESRHNTVYWRRGEYLGMGVAAHSFIGGERIANSDNLDEYIEASAAGKAPSRTIEVISQETALAEAVILGLRLCEGVSLDDIDHEFSIDLQSRFTAEIAELSSLGLVEIEDSSLRLTARGRLLGNEVFVRFLT